One region of Verrucomicrobiia bacterium genomic DNA includes:
- the ruvB gene encoding Holliday junction branch migration DNA helicase RuvB, protein MAQSRVTDVLNKPDAALELTLRPSLFSEFTGQAKVKERLEIAVAAARQRGEALDHLLLNGPPGLGKTTLANILARAMGVNIKCTSGPTIEKAGDLAGLLTNLEERDILFIDEIHRLQKTIEEYLYPAMEDFKLDIIIDQGPNARSVRLNLPRFTLIGATTRSGLLSSPLLTRFPMRERLDYYDAEQLQQIVLRSARLLQVPMEPEGAMEIARRSRGTPRIANNLLRRVRDYAQVRGDGRITAAVADRALAMLEIDAHGLDEMDKRILETIMVKFGGGPVGLNSLAVAVGEEPDTLEEVYEPYLIMEGYLHRTPQGRVITELAMKRLGLKPAGRQGSLF, encoded by the coding sequence ATGGCCCAATCGCGGGTGACGGATGTGCTCAACAAACCGGACGCAGCCCTGGAGCTGACGCTGCGCCCCTCCTTGTTTTCCGAGTTCACCGGCCAGGCGAAAGTGAAGGAGCGGCTGGAAATTGCCGTGGCGGCGGCGCGGCAGCGGGGCGAGGCGTTGGATCATTTGCTGCTCAACGGGCCGCCGGGACTGGGCAAGACCACGCTGGCCAACATTCTGGCGCGCGCCATGGGCGTGAACATCAAATGCACCAGCGGGCCCACCATTGAAAAGGCCGGGGATCTGGCCGGCCTGCTCACCAATCTGGAGGAGCGGGACATTTTGTTCATTGACGAGATTCACCGGCTGCAGAAAACCATCGAGGAATACCTGTACCCGGCGATGGAGGATTTCAAGCTGGACATCATCATTGACCAGGGGCCGAATGCGCGCAGTGTGCGGCTGAATCTGCCGCGGTTTACGCTGATCGGGGCCACCACGCGCAGCGGCCTGCTGTCGTCGCCGTTGTTGACGCGCTTTCCCATGCGGGAGCGGCTGGACTATTACGACGCGGAGCAGTTGCAGCAGATTGTGCTGCGCTCGGCGCGGCTGCTGCAGGTGCCGATGGAGCCGGAGGGGGCCATGGAGATCGCCCGGCGCAGCCGGGGGACGCCGCGCATTGCCAACAACCTGCTGCGCCGGGTGCGCGATTACGCGCAGGTGCGCGGCGACGGGCGCATCACGGCGGCGGTGGCGGACCGCGCGCTGGCCATGCTGGAAATTGACGCCCACGGGCTGGACGAGATGGACAAGCGCATCCTGGAAACGATCATGGTCAAGTTTGGGGGCGGCCCGGTGGGCTTGAATTCGCTGGCGGTGGCGGTGGGCGAGGAGCCGGATACGCTGGAAGAGGTGTATGAGCCTTATCTGATCATGGAAGGTTATCTGCATCGCACGCCGCAGGGGCGCGTCATCACCGAGCTGGCCATGAAGCGGCTGGGCCTGAAGCCGGCCGGCCGGCAGGGGAGTTTGTTTTGA